From Plasmodium brasilianum strain Bolivian I chromosome 7, whole genome shotgun sequence, the proteins below share one genomic window:
- a CDS encoding fam-m protein, whose protein sequence is MEQKIKLVLYIKIGAFIILYWICHFSEVINFNKSIDVNYNFNIKLNRRIYRLLAKYKQNRDTNIIRAKDNIPYYSLNEKEHKSYKEKQTKRKKKHSGKNLLNNNRYYTEVVDYNNGMFDGKHFHLKKKWIKKRDYDDFIEKQKITGNIALKKIKFISYGFGVFIFFLFFLFGIGLPILEGLGILETAGKMLVCGSDNNLTWFGDILKNIVNYLKLSEAAYKILPNVLLFVFLAVIIVIAIPIILRNNEKYKKIKLMMEQNE, encoded by the exons ATGGAACAAAAGATTAAGCTAGtactatatattaaaatcGGTGcgtttatcattttatattgGATATGCCATTTTAGCGAAGTt attaattttaacaaatctATTGATGTGaattacaattttaatataaaattaaatagaaGAATTTATAGACtactagcaaaatataaacaaaatagggatacaaatataataaggGCAAAAGACAATATCCCATATTATAGcctaaatgaaaaagaacataaatcttataaagaaaagcaaacaaaaagaaaaaaaaaacattctgGTAAAAATCTATTAAATAACAATCGATATTATACAGAAGTCGTAGACTATAATAATGGGATGTTTGATGGGAAACATttccatttaaaaaaaaaatggattaaaaaaagagattaTGATGATTTTATCgaaaaacagaaaataaCTGGAAAtatagctttaaaaaaaataaaatttataagttATGGATTTGgagtttttatatttttccttttttttttgttcggAATAGGTCTACCCATACTAGAAGGATTGGGGATATTGGAAACTGCAGGTAAGATGCTTGTATGTGGTTCagataataatttaacatGGTTTGgggatattttaaaaaatatagtaaattatttaaaattatcagAAGCAGCTTATAAGATATTACCGAATGTACTgcttttcgtttttttagCTGTTATAATTGTAATAGCAATTCCTATAAtcttaagaaataatgaaaaatataagaaaattaaattgaTGATGGagcaaaatgaataa
- a CDS encoding fam-l protein, protein MDQKIKLLFFIKISAFILISWMWNLSNEMSIFKKSLGMKCNPGKKSDAVEYRILTKYKQDKDSCDVCLKEYIPNCGSNENKDISINGKWAKTNNKLSNIDSSKSAKDHKQIMKYKSCIFESKKYSHMEKKIFKELDLEYFLKNNRTISDKTYKKIILKKYRLRFAFPLLLFLLLFLSLMLDSFMNLGLMRGLYSILNLYAGEGWSNPLRKVLSDERFKWLFESMEKVTIEKKGFTKIVTHVYIPSFFRLIIYVIPFIIFGVTLISGTIYYHKKVKKYEKIKFKKR, encoded by the exons atggatcaaaaaattaagttacttttttttattaaaatttctgcGTTTATCCTTATATCTTGGATGTGGAATTTAAGCAATGAGATG agtatatttaaaaagtccTTGGGTATGAAATGCAACCCTGGAAAAAAATCAGATGCAGTAGAATACAggatattaacaaaatataaacaggATAAGGATTCATGTGATGTAtgtttaaaagaatatataccAAATTGTGGATCGAAcgaaaataaagatatatctaTTAATGGAAAATGGGCCAAAACTAATAATAAACTTTCAAATATAGATTCATCAAAGAGTGCAAAAGACCATAAACAAATTATGAAGTATAAGTCTTGTATATTtgaatcaaaaaaatattcccatatggaaaaaaaaatattcaaagaacttgatttagaatattttcttaaaaacaaTAGAACAATTAGTGATAAgacttacaaaaaaataatacttaaaaaatacagaCTACGATTTGCTTTTcctttactattatttttgttattattcttatcaCTAATGCTAGATTCATTTATGAATCTTGGACTTATGAGAGGGCTATATAGTATATTGAATTTATACGCTGGTGAAGGTTGGTCCAATCCACTGCGTAAAGTGCTTAGTGATGAACGTTTTAAATGGCTTTTCGAGTCTATGGAAAAAGTaacaatagaaaaaaaaggatttacaaaaatagtaACACATGTTTACATTCCGAGCTTTTTTAGATtgataatatatgttatacctttcattatttttggTGTTACACTTATATCAGGCACTATTTATTACCacaaaaaagtgaaaaaatatgaaaaaattaaatttaagaaaaggtaa